A stretch of Synechococcus sp. MIT S9220 DNA encodes these proteins:
- the ispG gene encoding (E)-4-hydroxy-3-methylbut-2-enyl-diphosphate synthase produces MTGTLTSAPVSSSEVAINPRYDTVIRRRSTRTVMVGEVPIGSEHPVAVQSMINEDTLDIEGSVAGIRRLVDVGCEIVRVTTPTLAHAKAMGQIRAALRAQGCNVPLVADVHHNGIRIALEVVKHVDKVRINPGLFVFDKPDPNRQDFSQEEFDAIGERIKDKFSPLVEALKKENKALRIGVNHGSLAERMLFTYGDTPEGMVASAMEFVRICDDLDFHNIVISMKASRAPVMLAAYRMMADTLDNAGFNFPLHLGVTEAGDGDYGRIKSTAGIATLLSEGLGDTIRVSLTESPEKEIPVCYSILQAIGLRKTMVEYVACPSCGRTLFNLEEVLNQVRNATSHLSGLDIAVMGCIVNGPGEMADADYGYVGKGPGTIALYRGREEIRKVPEADGVQALIQLIKDDGRWVDPE; encoded by the coding sequence ATGACCGGCACCTTGACCAGTGCTCCTGTAAGCAGCAGTGAAGTTGCCATCAATCCCCGTTACGACACGGTGATTCGCAGGCGCAGTACGCGCACGGTCATGGTCGGCGAAGTCCCCATCGGCAGTGAGCACCCGGTGGCCGTTCAATCGATGATCAACGAGGACACCCTCGACATCGAAGGATCCGTGGCCGGGATCCGTCGACTCGTTGATGTCGGCTGCGAGATCGTGCGGGTGACCACGCCCACCTTGGCCCACGCCAAAGCCATGGGCCAGATCCGTGCGGCTTTGCGCGCCCAGGGATGCAATGTTCCTCTTGTGGCGGATGTTCACCACAACGGCATTCGGATTGCTCTGGAAGTGGTCAAGCACGTGGACAAGGTGCGGATCAATCCCGGTCTGTTCGTCTTCGACAAACCAGATCCCAACCGACAGGACTTCAGTCAGGAGGAATTCGATGCCATCGGCGAGCGCATCAAGGACAAATTTTCGCCACTGGTCGAAGCACTGAAGAAGGAGAACAAAGCTCTGCGGATTGGGGTGAATCACGGTTCTCTGGCGGAGCGCATGTTGTTCACCTACGGCGATACCCCTGAGGGAATGGTGGCGTCGGCCATGGAATTTGTGCGGATCTGCGACGACCTCGATTTCCACAACATCGTGATTTCGATGAAGGCTTCCAGGGCCCCTGTGATGCTCGCTGCCTATCGAATGATGGCCGACACACTCGACAATGCAGGGTTCAATTTCCCCCTGCACCTTGGAGTGACCGAGGCCGGTGATGGCGATTACGGCCGCATCAAGAGCACTGCAGGAATCGCAACCCTGCTGTCCGAGGGTCTCGGAGACACGATCCGAGTCTCGCTGACTGAGTCTCCTGAAAAGGAAATCCCCGTCTGCTACTCGATTCTGCAGGCCATTGGCTTACGCAAGACCATGGTCGAATACGTGGCCTGCCCGAGCTGCGGTCGCACTTTGTTTAATCTCGAGGAAGTGCTGAATCAGGTGAGAAATGCAACCTCTCACCTCTCCGGGCTAGACATCGCCGTGATGGGATGCATCGTAAATGGTCCGGGCGAGATGGCAGACGCTGACTACGGTTATGTCGGCAAAGGTCCGGGCACCATCGCGCTCTATCGAGGTCGCGAAGAGATCCGCAAAGTACCGGAAGCCGATGGTGTTCAGGCGTTGATTCAGCTGATCAAAGACGACGGACGCTGGGTCGATCCTGAGTGA
- a CDS encoding uracil-DNA glycosylase: protein MNLGEQSPQLVVGRGNPNARLMLIGEAPGAEEDARGVPFVGRSGQLLSELMVEAGLDEQNELYICNVIKCRPPNNRKPTAKEIDISRPWLRQQIDLIDPTLVLLSGATALQALLGVRSGISKLRGQWQSHDGRDFMPVFHPSYLLRFRSREAGTPQDLTLQDLREAKRRLQLLELS from the coding sequence ATGAACCTTGGCGAGCAGAGCCCTCAGCTGGTGGTTGGACGTGGCAATCCGAATGCCCGCCTGATGCTGATCGGCGAAGCACCCGGAGCGGAGGAGGATGCCCGTGGTGTGCCATTCGTGGGTCGCTCAGGACAGCTGCTCAGTGAACTCATGGTCGAAGCAGGCCTGGATGAACAAAACGAGCTCTACATCTGCAATGTGATCAAGTGCAGGCCGCCCAACAACCGCAAGCCGACAGCGAAGGAGATCGACATCTCCCGACCCTGGCTGAGGCAACAGATCGATCTGATTGATCCCACACTCGTGTTGCTCTCAGGCGCCACAGCCCTGCAGGCGCTACTTGGCGTCCGAAGCGGCATCAGCAAGCTGAGGGGCCAGTGGCAGAGCCATGACGGCCGCGACTTCATGCCGGTGTTTCATCCCTCCTACCTGTTGCGCTTCCGCTCTCGCGAGGCTGGAACACCCCAGGACCTGACCCTGCAGGATCTGCGAGAAGCCAAACGCCGACTACAGCTGCTCGAGCTGAGCTGA
- a CDS encoding VOC family protein: MTSDDIALSWVLASRSPEQLARFYADLLGTKPKPGVAAHHWIVPLQGQGSLQIYTPSRKRPWPASGSALAPCLQRRAKADPLLELQAWHQHVIQLGGRSTEEPRLESFGAECWLEDPEGQSFLLLVLRPESSERTI; encoded by the coding sequence ATGACTAGTGACGACATTGCTCTGAGCTGGGTGCTCGCCTCACGCAGTCCCGAGCAACTGGCGAGGTTCTATGCGGATCTTCTGGGCACCAAACCCAAACCTGGCGTGGCAGCACATCACTGGATTGTTCCTCTGCAAGGACAGGGAAGCCTGCAGATCTACACACCCTCACGCAAGCGTCCATGGCCTGCCTCAGGCTCGGCGCTGGCGCCATGCCTGCAACGACGGGCAAAGGCTGACCCCCTGCTGGAGCTCCAGGCTTGGCATCAGCACGTAATTCAACTCGGAGGCAGAAGCACAGAAGAACCGAGGCTGGAATCTTTCGGAGCGGAATGCTGGCTGGAGGATCCAGAGGGCCAGAGTTTTTTGCTGCTTGTGCTTCGGCCTGAATCATCAGAACGGACGATTTGA
- a CDS encoding pyridoxal phosphate-dependent aminotransferase encodes MSRPPSLSSRAEALQPSLTLAISARAKALQQEGRDICSLSAGEPDFGTPSFIVEASIQALRDGVTRYGPAAGDPALRRAIASKITNENGLPTAADEVLVTNGGKQAIFNLFQVLLNPGDEVLIPAPYWLSYPEMARLAGAKPISVPSSALDGFCLDLQALEAAITPATRLLVINSPGNPTGRVLSLDELQQLAELVRRHPRLLVMTDEIYEYLLDDGVEHHSFAALALDLRDRCFMVNGFAKGWAMTGWRLGYLSGPASVIKAASALQSQSTSNVCSFAQRGAIAAIEGSRDCVRQMAESYNERRTILVQGLQALPGITLVPPNGAFYAFPQLPDGCGDSVSFCKKALEEEGLAIVPGGAFGDDRCVRLSCAVSRETIADGLSRLARLLPAG; translated from the coding sequence ATGTCACGCCCGCCATCCCTTTCAAGCCGGGCTGAAGCCCTCCAGCCTTCTCTCACCTTGGCGATCAGTGCAAGGGCCAAGGCCTTGCAGCAGGAGGGTCGCGATATCTGCAGCCTCAGTGCCGGGGAGCCCGATTTCGGCACACCCTCATTCATCGTTGAGGCTTCAATCCAGGCGCTGCGTGACGGGGTCACGCGTTATGGACCTGCGGCTGGAGACCCTGCCCTGAGGCGGGCGATCGCCAGCAAGATCACCAACGAAAACGGTCTCCCCACAGCGGCAGACGAGGTGCTGGTGACTAACGGGGGCAAGCAGGCCATCTTCAACCTGTTCCAGGTGTTGCTCAACCCAGGCGATGAGGTGTTGATTCCTGCGCCTTACTGGCTCAGTTATCCCGAGATGGCCCGCCTGGCCGGTGCAAAGCCGATTTCAGTTCCATCGTCAGCGCTCGACGGTTTCTGCCTGGATCTGCAGGCCCTCGAGGCGGCAATCACTCCGGCCACCCGTTTGCTGGTGATCAATTCACCGGGCAACCCCACCGGCCGTGTTCTCAGTCTTGATGAGTTGCAGCAATTGGCCGAGCTTGTGCGGCGTCATCCGCGTCTGCTGGTCATGACCGATGAGATCTATGAATATCTGCTGGATGACGGCGTTGAGCACCACAGCTTCGCTGCTCTGGCGCTTGATCTGAGAGATCGATGTTTCATGGTGAATGGCTTCGCCAAGGGCTGGGCGATGACCGGATGGCGCCTTGGCTATCTCAGTGGCCCCGCCTCAGTGATCAAGGCAGCCTCCGCTCTTCAGAGCCAGAGCACCAGCAATGTGTGCAGCTTTGCGCAGCGAGGAGCCATCGCCGCCATCGAGGGCTCCAGGGACTGTGTGAGACAAATGGCGGAGAGCTACAACGAGCGCCGGACCATTCTCGTTCAGGGGCTCCAGGCCCTCCCAGGCATCACGCTCGTTCCTCCCAATGGAGCCTTTTACGCCTTTCCCCAGCTTCCCGACGGCTGCGGTGATTCGGTGAGTTTCTGTAAGAAGGCTCTGGAGGAGGAGGGGCTGGCCATCGTCCCTGGTGGCGCCTTTGGAGACGACCGCTGCGTGCGTCTGTCCTGTGCTGTCTCGCGTGAGACGATCGCTGATGGGCTGTCTCGCCTCGCCCGCTTGCTTCCAGCTGGCTGA
- a CDS encoding putative selenate ABC transporter substrate-binding protein has protein sequence MPSRERQAVALLAVLLCQGATVLPVIAQPRLKVGAIPDQNPERLNRLYGQLADELSDRLNVKVRYVPVSNYPAAVSAFRTGGLDLVWFGGLTGVQARLQTPGAQVLAQRDIDARFRSVFIANTSSGLQPISSINGLTSLRGKRFSFGSESSTSGRLMPQHFLAKAGVTPSQFSGGRAGFSGSHDATIAVVQSGAYEAGALNEQVWTSAVNDGRVNTEKVSVIWRTPEYVDYHWVVRPKLDQRFGKGFTTRLQKAILGLEPTTPRQVTILELFAAKRFIPVEASQYKPIEKVGRELGKIR, from the coding sequence ATGCCTTCACGAGAACGCCAGGCCGTTGCCCTGCTGGCCGTACTGCTCTGCCAAGGGGCAACGGTCTTGCCTGTTATTGCTCAGCCCAGACTCAAGGTGGGGGCCATTCCTGATCAGAATCCTGAGCGACTGAATCGTCTCTATGGCCAGTTGGCAGACGAATTGAGTGATCGCCTCAATGTGAAGGTGCGCTATGTACCGGTCAGCAACTACCCAGCGGCTGTGAGCGCTTTTCGCACTGGTGGACTGGATCTCGTCTGGTTTGGTGGCCTCACCGGTGTGCAGGCCCGCCTGCAGACGCCAGGGGCTCAGGTGCTTGCTCAGCGCGACATTGATGCCCGCTTCCGCAGTGTCTTCATTGCCAACACAAGCTCCGGGCTGCAACCGATCAGCTCAATCAACGGTCTAACCAGTCTGCGAGGCAAGCGGTTTTCTTTCGGTTCAGAGAGCTCGACCTCAGGCCGTTTGATGCCACAACATTTTCTTGCCAAAGCCGGAGTGACTCCGAGTCAGTTCAGTGGTGGTCGAGCCGGATTCAGTGGCAGCCATGACGCCACGATCGCCGTGGTGCAGAGCGGTGCCTATGAAGCGGGTGCGCTCAATGAGCAGGTCTGGACATCAGCGGTGAACGACGGGCGCGTGAACACCGAGAAGGTGAGTGTGATCTGGCGAACGCCTGAATACGTTGATTACCACTGGGTTGTTCGCCCGAAGCTCGATCAGCGGTTCGGGAAGGGTTTCACCACGCGCCTTCAGAAAGCGATCCTCGGCCTTGAGCCCACCACGCCGCGTCAGGTGACCATTCTTGAGCTGTTTGCGGCCAAGCGCTTCATTCCGGTAGAGGCGAGTCAGTACAAGCCGATCGAAAAGGTGGGCCGGGAGCTGGGCAAGATCAGGTGA
- a CDS encoding phosphonate ABC transporter ATP-binding protein: protein MTALLELDEVRVAGPHGDRLNAVSLKLQIGERIALLGRSGAGKSSLIGVFNGSLLPAAGHVRFQGEALASLSRRQRARIGTLWQDLRLIEELSIGQNVNAGALGRRRLPWALGNLLFRIDAEASRSCLRQAGLEESLLADTGLDRPVGQLSGGQRQRVALARLFRQQPDLMLADEPLASLDPAIAAEVLERLLTPESDGTLRSGAQAVVVSLHRPELIDRFDRVLGLRAGRLVIDTPASTVSANDLRDLYAP from the coding sequence GTGACAGCGTTGTTGGAGCTCGATGAGGTGCGTGTTGCCGGTCCCCACGGGGATCGGCTGAATGCTGTCAGTCTCAAGCTCCAGATCGGTGAGCGCATCGCCCTGCTCGGACGCAGCGGTGCTGGCAAGAGTTCTCTGATTGGTGTGTTCAACGGCAGCCTGCTCCCAGCAGCAGGGCACGTGCGCTTTCAGGGTGAGGCACTTGCGTCGCTCAGCCGGCGACAGCGCGCACGGATCGGCACCCTGTGGCAGGACCTGCGTCTGATCGAAGAGCTCAGCATTGGGCAGAACGTCAATGCCGGCGCTCTTGGCCGCCGTCGCCTGCCATGGGCTTTGGGCAACCTGTTGTTTCGGATTGATGCGGAGGCCAGTCGATCCTGTCTGCGCCAGGCAGGTCTGGAGGAATCGCTGCTGGCTGATACGGGGCTTGATCGTCCTGTGGGGCAGTTGTCGGGAGGTCAGCGGCAGCGCGTGGCCCTGGCTCGACTGTTTCGACAACAACCTGATCTGATGCTGGCGGATGAACCCCTTGCCAGTCTTGATCCCGCCATCGCGGCCGAAGTCTTGGAGAGACTTCTCACCCCTGAATCCGATGGCACTCTGCGCAGTGGAGCGCAGGCTGTGGTGGTGTCCTTGCATCGCCCAGAGCTGATCGATCGTTTTGATCGGGTGCTTGGCCTTCGCGCAGGACGGCTTGTGATCGATACGCCTGCATCGACTGTCTCAGCCAATGATCTGCGCGATCTGTATGCGCCGTGA
- a CDS encoding phosphonate ABC transporter, producing MRPTAPALVLLPAFALLPVLIVVLNGAHGGGAETLGSFVVGAVSPSMDPALLKALLIGLQVTIATALTGWSCSLVLGVLLGCLSSERLWLTWSLPVWPAIVLRRLMALPRSVHELIWGLLLLQVLGLHPWVAVMAISIPYSCLIARVWRDQLQSLDPSRLQAMLETGSSPMAACMTALSPAMGSVLISYGGYRLECALRSATLLGVFGLGGLGMDLELSLKSLQFHELWTGLWLLTLVTIALEQGLRCWRSWGQQAQFGQRQVMGFALAVVLSAGLGGVWLAHLFPDAGSLIWLPLQWPDFSSLRLAAEELPWISMLWDTLILTVLAAGIAIGLPPLLLLLTPAPLWQRCISGFWVLVRVIPPPLAVLLLLLSNQPTLAIGALALGLHNSGVMGRLLQEGLQQQDNSAQVALTSSGASSQMGWLYGLLSPRSPSHLAYGAYRSDVILRETVVVGLIGGSGLGWQLLESLSSFHWAAMLLLITTYAVLTLIGEWLSDQSRQHWLQS from the coding sequence ATGCGGCCTACTGCTCCCGCTCTTGTGTTGTTGCCGGCTTTTGCTCTGCTGCCGGTTCTGATTGTGGTGCTGAATGGAGCCCATGGCGGTGGGGCGGAGACTTTGGGCTCCTTTGTGGTCGGCGCCGTCAGTCCTTCCATGGATCCGGCTCTGTTGAAGGCCTTGCTGATCGGTCTGCAGGTGACGATCGCCACGGCACTCACTGGATGGAGCTGCAGTCTTGTGCTCGGCGTGTTGTTGGGGTGTCTGAGTTCGGAGCGTCTCTGGCTCACCTGGTCTCTTCCTGTCTGGCCAGCGATCGTGCTGCGGCGCCTGATGGCTCTGCCCCGCTCCGTCCATGAGCTGATTTGGGGCTTGCTGCTGCTGCAGGTGCTTGGTCTGCATCCCTGGGTTGCGGTGATGGCGATCTCGATTCCCTATTCATGCCTGATCGCCCGGGTCTGGCGCGATCAGCTGCAAAGCCTCGATCCTTCCCGGCTTCAGGCCATGCTCGAGACCGGCTCCTCTCCCATGGCTGCCTGCATGACGGCGTTGTCGCCTGCCATGGGCTCGGTGCTGATCAGTTACGGGGGCTACCGACTGGAGTGTGCGTTGCGTAGTGCCACCTTGCTTGGGGTCTTCGGGCTTGGCGGTCTGGGGATGGATCTGGAACTGAGTCTGAAATCTCTGCAGTTCCATGAACTGTGGACGGGACTGTGGTTGTTGACGCTGGTCACGATTGCTCTGGAGCAGGGACTCCGCTGTTGGAGGAGCTGGGGTCAACAGGCTCAATTCGGACAGCGCCAGGTCATGGGGTTTGCCCTCGCGGTTGTGCTGTCAGCAGGTCTTGGCGGTGTCTGGTTGGCTCACCTGTTTCCCGATGCAGGCTCCCTGATCTGGCTTCCTTTGCAATGGCCTGATTTCAGCAGTCTTCGCTTGGCGGCAGAGGAGCTCCCTTGGATCTCGATGCTGTGGGACACCTTGATCCTGACTGTGCTGGCGGCTGGAATCGCCATTGGCTTGCCGCCATTGCTGCTTCTGCTGACCCCAGCGCCTCTCTGGCAACGCTGCATCAGTGGCTTTTGGGTCCTGGTGCGGGTGATACCCCCACCTCTTGCTGTGCTTCTGTTGTTGCTCAGCAACCAGCCAACTCTGGCGATTGGTGCACTGGCGCTGGGGCTCCATAACAGCGGTGTGATGGGGCGATTGCTGCAGGAGGGTTTGCAGCAGCAGGACAACTCCGCTCAAGTTGCTCTGACCAGCAGCGGTGCCTCCTCGCAGATGGGCTGGCTGTATGGATTACTCAGTCCCAGGAGCCCTTCCCATCTCGCCTATGGGGCTTATCGCAGTGATGTGATTCTGCGTGAAACGGTGGTGGTCGGTCTGATCGGTGGAAGCGGTCTGGGCTGGCAACTGTTGGAGTCGCTCAGTTCCTTTCACTGGGCGGCGATGTTGTTGTTGATCACCACCTATGCGGTGCTGACCCTGATCGGTGAATGGCTCAGTGATCAGTCACGGCAGCACTGGCTGCAAAGCTGA
- a CDS encoding GDSL-type esterase/lipase family protein, translating to MRAPRQLIVIGDSGVVGWGDRERGGWCERLRCHWMQLPDAPLIYGLGVRGDGLESVSARWEREWSCRGELRRKKPEALLLSVGLNDTARVGRSDGRQPLDAQAFRFGFEQLLRAIQPHGSVFVLGLTPVDEHAMPFADCLWYSNSDIALHEAQIEEACLEVDVPYLSLHRAMQAEPDWLQWLEPDGIHLNADGHSWIEQRLRSWNALQQWAGLQPLQQVMPC from the coding sequence ATGCGGGCTCCCCGTCAACTGATCGTGATTGGAGACAGCGGCGTGGTGGGCTGGGGAGATCGTGAGCGAGGTGGATGGTGTGAACGTCTTCGCTGCCATTGGATGCAGCTCCCGGATGCGCCGCTGATCTACGGGCTCGGTGTTCGCGGTGACGGTCTCGAGTCCGTGTCAGCTCGATGGGAACGCGAGTGGTCTTGCCGAGGAGAATTGCGCCGGAAGAAGCCCGAGGCCCTGTTGTTATCGGTGGGGCTCAATGACACGGCTCGGGTCGGTCGCTCTGACGGCCGACAACCTCTTGATGCGCAGGCCTTTCGCTTCGGCTTTGAACAGCTGCTGCGGGCCATTCAGCCCCATGGCTCCGTTTTTGTTCTCGGGTTGACGCCTGTCGATGAACACGCCATGCCGTTCGCCGACTGTCTTTGGTACAGCAACAGCGACATTGCTCTGCATGAAGCCCAGATCGAGGAAGCCTGTCTTGAGGTGGATGTTCCTTATCTCAGCCTTCACCGGGCCATGCAGGCTGAGCCTGACTGGTTGCAATGGCTGGAGCCGGATGGCATTCATCTCAATGCCGATGGCCATTCCTGGATCGAGCAACGTCTGCGCTCCTGGAATGCGCTCCAGCAATGGGCTGGTCTCCAGCCCTTGCAACAGGTCATGCCCTGCTGA
- a CDS encoding DUF938 domain-containing protein: protein MNSGFGDERLIFPATQRNRIPIGDVLSQQLPSKGLILEIASGSGEHGVTFQKRFPELTWQCSDPDPEHCRSIDSWIRHEQLTLKMPAALQLDVRDKGWLKQLTEPAQAVVAINLLHISDWNCTTALFTQSAAVLPSGGSLCVYGPFSVDGHHISESNRSFDASLRERNPDWGVRDQTSVLKQACTAGLTLQNITLMPANNRMITWVR, encoded by the coding sequence ATGAATTCCGGCTTCGGCGATGAACGCCTGATCTTCCCTGCAACCCAGCGCAACCGCATCCCGATTGGAGATGTGCTGTCGCAACAGCTCCCATCCAAAGGATTGATTCTTGAAATCGCCAGTGGGTCCGGCGAGCACGGCGTCACCTTCCAGAAACGCTTTCCAGAGCTCACCTGGCAATGCAGTGATCCCGATCCTGAGCATTGCCGAAGCATCGACTCTTGGATTCGTCACGAACAGCTGACCCTGAAGATGCCGGCTGCGCTGCAACTGGACGTGAGAGACAAAGGCTGGCTGAAACAACTGACAGAGCCTGCACAGGCCGTGGTTGCGATCAACCTGCTCCATATTTCTGACTGGAACTGCACAACCGCCCTGTTCACGCAATCAGCGGCAGTGCTGCCAAGCGGTGGATCACTCTGCGTGTATGGGCCCTTCAGCGTTGATGGCCATCACATCAGTGAAAGCAATCGAAGCTTCGACGCCTCCTTACGCGAAAGGAATCCTGACTGGGGAGTACGGGACCAGACGAGCGTTCTGAAACAAGCCTGCACGGCGGGCTTGACGCTTCAGAACATCACCTTGATGCCTGCGAACAACCGCATGATCACCTGGGTCCGCTGA
- a CDS encoding alpha-ketoglutarate-dependent dioxygenase AlkB, with protein sequence MAANEAVEVMNWTHQPAWLSPDGRQIWMDRCVQQINWDQPQVRVYGRWHRVPRLTAFLADHQVAYRYSGAVHRGEGWPDWFRPLLDLVSSRSSAPFNGCLFNLYRDGQDRMGWHADDEPEIDASFPIASLSLGSSRDLQFRHRVSGARCDVSLADGDLLLMDPDCQRLWMHGLPVRKRVKQARLNLTFRVFRSVD encoded by the coding sequence ATGGCCGCAAACGAGGCCGTTGAAGTGATGAACTGGACCCATCAGCCAGCCTGGCTATCGCCTGACGGCCGCCAGATCTGGATGGATCGCTGCGTTCAGCAGATCAACTGGGATCAGCCGCAGGTCCGCGTCTATGGGCGATGGCATCGCGTGCCAAGACTGACGGCTTTTCTGGCCGATCATCAGGTTGCCTATCGGTACAGCGGTGCAGTTCACCGTGGAGAGGGCTGGCCGGACTGGTTCCGTCCACTGCTGGATCTTGTCTCGTCCAGAAGCTCAGCGCCGTTCAATGGCTGTCTTTTCAATCTCTATCGCGATGGTCAGGACCGGATGGGCTGGCACGCTGATGACGAACCAGAGATTGATGCCTCGTTTCCGATTGCTTCGCTGTCGCTGGGATCAAGCAGGGATTTGCAATTCCGTCATCGAGTCAGTGGAGCCCGTTGCGATGTCTCACTGGCTGACGGCGATCTGCTGCTGATGGATCCTGATTGTCAGAGGCTCTGGATGCATGGCTTGCCGGTCAGAAAGCGTGTGAAGCAAGCAAGGCTCAACCTCACGTTCAGGGTGTTCCGTTCAGTGGACTGA
- a CDS encoding AEC family transporter, translating into MLNLLWEMAPCLLGGALIGRWRPQWIAPLALPLVRFGIPLSLMGLLLHGGINGSLFGMALLAVAAIALMLVILHLLSSGIAALGQPDLQMGSCIGNTAYFGIPATLALLPPEALAVSIGYDLGATLLTWSLGPLWLSRRGQAGTTRGRWRDLLGHLSASPATRGLLGALIVKATPWHEPIRDALWLPSRAVIVLALVVVGMRLGDIAARKLKSPGVDLTAPLIYKLVVFPTLMLLISLAFPLPGYARQALVLQAAAPTAISVLLIAESEQVNSARPAQLILISTLVALITVPIWGLLISPLNGTP; encoded by the coding sequence GTGCTGAACCTCCTCTGGGAGATGGCTCCCTGCCTGCTCGGGGGAGCACTGATTGGACGATGGCGACCCCAGTGGATCGCACCACTAGCCCTTCCGCTGGTGCGATTTGGCATTCCTTTGAGCCTGATGGGGCTACTGCTGCATGGCGGAATCAACGGGTCGCTGTTTGGGATGGCGCTGCTCGCGGTTGCAGCCATCGCACTCATGCTGGTGATCCTGCACTTGTTGAGTTCTGGCATCGCTGCTCTGGGCCAGCCGGATCTGCAGATGGGCAGCTGCATCGGCAACACGGCTTACTTCGGGATTCCAGCCACCCTGGCCCTGCTTCCACCGGAGGCGCTAGCGGTGAGCATTGGCTACGACCTGGGCGCAACCCTTTTGACCTGGAGCCTGGGACCTCTCTGGCTCAGCCGAAGAGGCCAAGCGGGAACCACCCGTGGGCGCTGGCGGGATCTGCTTGGACATCTCAGCGCCAGTCCAGCCACTAGGGGATTGCTTGGGGCACTGATCGTGAAGGCAACCCCGTGGCATGAACCAATCCGTGATGCTCTTTGGCTGCCATCGCGAGCTGTGATCGTGCTGGCGCTGGTTGTGGTGGGCATGCGGCTGGGGGATATCGCTGCACGAAAGCTGAAGAGCCCGGGAGTCGATCTAACTGCTCCGCTGATCTACAAACTTGTGGTGTTTCCGACCCTCATGCTGCTGATCAGCCTGGCCTTTCCCCTGCCTGGCTATGCACGTCAGGCGTTGGTTCTGCAGGCAGCTGCCCCAACCGCAATTTCCGTTCTGCTGATCGCTGAATCCGAACAAGTGAACTCAGCCAGACCAGCACAACTGATCTTGATCAGCACACTTGTCGCGCTGATCACTGTGCCGATTTGGGGTCTGCTGATCAGTCCACTGAACGGAACACCCTGA
- a CDS encoding amino acid ABC transporter ATP-binding protein codes for MTIAVRAESITKTFNGSQKALDQVNLSVKHGEVLVVMGPSGSGKSTLIRTFNGLEAIDAGQLEIVGIPLDTDQDERQIRRIRRRVGMVFQQFNLFPHLSILDNITLAPIRVRKISKDNAEERARGLLAQMGIADQAMKYPSELSGGQQQRVAIARALAMDPELMLFDEPTSALDPERVKEVLDAMRRLAADGMTMIVVTHELGFAREVADRVLFMDAGRVVELTDSSTFFTQAKEERSRRFLNQMAH; via the coding sequence ATGACCATTGCCGTCAGAGCCGAATCCATCACCAAGACCTTCAACGGTTCACAGAAAGCGCTCGATCAGGTGAACCTCAGCGTCAAACACGGCGAAGTGCTGGTGGTCATGGGACCCTCCGGTTCCGGCAAGAGCACGCTGATTCGCACATTCAACGGGCTTGAGGCCATCGATGCCGGGCAACTGGAGATCGTCGGCATCCCTCTGGATACCGATCAGGATGAACGGCAGATCCGACGGATTCGCCGTCGTGTCGGGATGGTGTTCCAACAATTCAACCTGTTCCCACATCTATCGATCCTCGACAACATCACGCTGGCACCGATCCGTGTGAGGAAGATCAGCAAAGACAATGCAGAAGAACGGGCTCGCGGCCTTTTGGCACAAATGGGGATTGCCGACCAGGCCATGAAATATCCCTCTGAATTGAGCGGAGGTCAGCAACAACGGGTGGCCATCGCCAGAGCACTGGCCATGGATCCCGAGCTGATGTTGTTTGACGAGCCCACCAGTGCCCTGGATCCAGAACGGGTTAAGGAAGTACTAGATGCCATGCGCAGACTTGCTGCCGATGGCATGACGATGATTGTTGTGACCCATGAGCTCGGATTCGCGCGTGAAGTCGCCGACCGGGTCTTATTCATGGATGCAGGGCGGGTCGTGGAACTGACGGACTCATCCACATTCTTCACCCAGGCAAAGGAGGAACGCAGCCGACGTTTTCTCAATCAAATGGCGCACTGA